One stretch of Tepiditoga spiralis DNA includes these proteins:
- a CDS encoding ABC transporter ATP-binding protein translates to MKVMHLKDIWKIYQMGKIEVNALRGVSLEVNDGDFAIIIGPSGSGKSTLLHILGCLDRPTKGNVFVEDKEVSKMTDSQLAKIRNQKIGFVFQKFNLLGSMSALENVELPMIYAGKHLKERKKKAKELLELVGLGDRLNHKPNELSGGQQQRVAIARALANDPSFLLADEPTGNLDSKSGEEILEIFHTLHKMGKTLVIVTHDPEMVYEGNKTIKLFDGQIEKAEVRDFGNIKRNI, encoded by the coding sequence ATGAAAGTAATGCATTTAAAAGATATATGGAAAATTTATCAAATGGGAAAAATAGAAGTTAATGCATTGAGAGGAGTTTCACTTGAGGTAAATGATGGAGATTTTGCAATAATAATTGGCCCTTCTGGAAGTGGAAAGTCTACATTACTTCATATTTTAGGATGTTTGGATAGGCCAACAAAAGGAAATGTTTTTGTAGAAGATAAAGAAGTTTCAAAAATGACAGACTCTCAACTTGCAAAAATTAGAAATCAAAAAATAGGGTTTGTTTTTCAAAAGTTTAATCTTTTAGGAAGCATGAGTGCACTTGAAAATGTTGAACTTCCAATGATTTATGCTGGTAAGCATTTAAAGGAAAGAAAAAAGAAAGCAAAAGAATTATTGGAACTTGTGGGACTTGGAGATAGGTTGAATCATAAACCAAATGAACTTTCTGGAGGACAACAGCAAAGGGTTGCAATAGCAAGAGCTTTAGCAAATGATCCATCTTTTTTACTTGCAGATGAGCCTACTGGGAATTTAGATTCAAAAAGTGGGGAAGAAATATTAGAAATATTTCATACCTTGCATAAAATGGGAAAAACTCTTGTAATAGTAACGCATGATCCGGAAATGGTTTATGAAGGTAATAAAACAATAAAGCTTTTTGATGGACAAATAGAAAAAGCAGAGGTGAGAGATTTTGGAAATATTAAGAGAAACATATAG
- a CDS encoding ABC transporter permease, producing MEILRETYRSLFSNKLRTFLSMLGIIIGITSVITVMALGAGTTENITNSVSSLGSNVMIIFPGYSGGRGGKVASSMNYLEKSDAENIANYAEDVIRATPVLQSNFLVQNGNLNITSTIMAGNPELFNILNLNIDSGRSFVEDDYANVKNYAIIGYTTAESLFEGKNPIGEKIYLIQKNSKLFRKIPFEVIGVLKKAGSTLMFNTDKTIFIPYSTADARLFKTNGKASMILASGVSSEKSLEAQMEVDFILNNKFGDDTSYQIMSQDSMLEVIGQITGVMNFILIAIAAISLVVGGIGIMNIMLVSVSERTREIGVKMALGAGRKRILLEFLTESIAITFIAGLIGIILGSLLSAGISSLAANLNLKAIISLKSILIAFGVSASVGLFFGIYPANKASKLSPIEALRYE from the coding sequence TTGGAAATATTAAGAGAAACATATAGATCTCTATTCTCCAATAAACTCCGAACATTTCTTTCAATGCTTGGAATAATAATTGGAATAACTTCAGTAATAACAGTTATGGCACTGGGAGCTGGTACAACTGAAAATATAACAAATAGTGTATCTTCTCTTGGATCTAATGTTATGATAATTTTTCCAGGATATTCAGGAGGACGTGGTGGAAAAGTTGCAAGTTCTATGAATTATCTTGAAAAATCAGATGCAGAAAATATAGCTAATTATGCAGAAGATGTTATAAGAGCAACGCCTGTTTTACAGTCTAATTTTTTAGTACAAAATGGAAATTTAAATATAACTTCAACAATAATGGCAGGTAATCCTGAATTATTTAATATTTTGAATTTAAATATTGATTCTGGAAGAAGTTTTGTTGAAGACGATTATGCAAATGTAAAAAATTATGCAATTATAGGATATACTACTGCAGAATCTTTATTTGAAGGAAAAAATCCAATTGGGGAAAAAATATATTTAATACAGAAAAATTCAAAATTATTTAGAAAAATTCCTTTTGAAGTTATAGGTGTTTTAAAAAAAGCAGGAAGTACTTTAATGTTTAATACAGATAAGACAATTTTTATTCCATATAGTACAGCAGATGCAAGACTCTTTAAAACAAATGGAAAAGCATCTATGATATTGGCTTCAGGTGTTTCAAGTGAAAAATCTTTAGAAGCACAAATGGAAGTTGATTTTATATTAAACAATAAATTTGGAGATGATACATCTTATCAAATAATGAGTCAAGATTCGATGTTAGAAGTAATAGGGCAAATAACTGGAGTAATGAATTTTATATTAATTGCCATAGCAGCTATTTCTTTGGTGGTTGGTGGAATAGGAATTATGAATATAATGCTTGTATCTGTTTCAGAAAGGACAAGAGAAATTGGAGTTAAGATGGCACTGGGAGCAGGGAGAAAAAGAATACTTCTTGAGTTTTTAACTGAAAGTATTGCTATAACTTTTATTGCAGGATTAATAGGAATAATTTTAGGAAGTCTTTTATCCGCTGGAATATCATCACTTGCTGCAAATTTAAATTTAAAAGCAATAATTAGTTTAAAATCAATATTAATAGCCTTTGGTGTTTCAGCATCTGTTGGATTATTCTTTGGAATATATCCAGCAAATAAAGCTTCAAAATTGAGTCCAATAGAAGCATTGAGATATGAATAA
- a CDS encoding ferredoxin, giving the protein MKVFVEKETCIGCGVCENLCPDAFAIQDDGKAVAIEGASEAPCVQDAADSCPVQAIIIEE; this is encoded by the coding sequence ATGAAAGTATTCGTTGAAAAAGAAACTTGTATAGGTTGTGGTGTTTGTGAAAATCTTTGCCCTGACGCATTTGCTATTCAAGACGATGGAAAAGCAGTTGCTATAGAAGGAGCAAGTGAAGCACCTTGTGTACAAGATGCAGCTGATTCATGTCCAGTTCAAGCTATCATTATTGAAGAATAA